From one Lycium barbarum isolate Lr01 chromosome 6, ASM1917538v2, whole genome shotgun sequence genomic stretch:
- the LOC132598442 gene encoding uncharacterized protein LOC132598442: MSVTAGVSDTIIAIREKLRGKIGQTKVKRYWPGKAPEWADEPEKDEDIRMNREAALEKAFPSQGGLDIARKDDARLRRLAESRVDNREEIRADHRRIRQAEIVSTIEEENRRLERMEFEEDDEDALDERRRRIREKNLQRQQEEALPEEEEEEVEEEEEEESEYETESEEETTGIAMVKPVFVPKSERDTIDEREKREAEERALEELVKKRLQERKLETKQIVVEKIREEEIIQKNLELEANIADVDTDDEVNEAEEYEAWKSREIARIKREREDREASKKEREEIERVRNMTEEERKEWERRNPKPAPPPKQKWKFMQKYYHKGAFFQSDADDIAGTSGADNIFHRDFSAPTGEDKLDKSILPKVMQVKHFGRSGRTKWTHLVNEDTTDWNNPWTYNDTLRAKYNTKMAAVNAPIAKPKGKKMKDWETR; the protein is encoded by the coding sequence ATGTCTGTGACAGCTGGTGTAAGTGATACAATTATTGCAATTAGGGAAAAGCTCAGGGGTAAAATTGGCCAAACAAAAGTGAAAAGATATTGGCCTGGTAAAGCTCCTGAATGGGCAGATGAACCAGAAAAAGATGAGGATATTAGGATGAACAGGGAAGCAGCGCTTGAGAAAGCCTTTCCCAGCCAGGGCGGTTTAGACATTGCAAGAAAGGATGATGCAAGGCTGCGTCGACTGGCAGAGAGTAGAGTTGATAACCGTGAGGAAATCAGAGCAGATCATCGACGCATCCGGCAAGCGGAGATTGTTTCAACCATAGAAGAGGAAAATAGAAGACTGGAGAGGATGGAATTTGAAGAGGATGATGAAGATGCCTTGGATGAAAGGAGGAGGAGAATCAGGGAAAAGAATCTTCAGAGGCAACAGGAAGAAGCTCTGccggaggaagaagaagaggaggtagaggaagaggaggaagaagaatcaGAATATGAGACTGAATCAGAGGAAGAGACAACAGGGATAGCAATGGTGAAACCAGTTTTTGTTCCAAAATCTGAGAGAGACACCATAGATGAGCGTGAGAAGCGTGAGGCAGAGGAACGAGCTCTCGAGGAGTTAGTGAAGAAGAGGTTACAGGAGAGAAAACTTGAAACAAAGCAAATAGTTGTTGAGAAGATACGAGAGGAAGAAATAATTCAGAAAAACTTGGAGCTGGAAGCTAATATTGCTGATGTAGATACTGATGATGAGGTGAATGAGGCTGAAGAATATGAAGCTTGGAAGTCCAGAGAAATTGCCAGGATCAAGAGGGAGAGAGAAGACAGGGAGGCTAGTAAGAAGGAGAGGGAAGAAATAGAGAGGGTAAGAAACATGACGGAAGAAGAGAGGAAGGAGTGGGAAAGGAGAAACCCGAAACCTGCCCCACCACCCAAGCAGAAGTGGAAGTTCATGCAGAAATACTACCACAAGGGTGCTTTCTTCCAGTCAGATGCTGATGATATAGCTGGAACTTCTGGTGCTGATAATATATTCCACCGTGATTTCTCTGCACCAACAGGGGAGGATAAGTTGGATAAATCCATACTACCAAAAGTCATGCAGGTTAAACACTTTGGTCGCAGTGGAAGGACAAAATGGACACATCTTGTCAATGAGGACACAACTGATTGGAACAACCC